A single genomic interval of Rhododendron vialii isolate Sample 1 chromosome 3a, ASM3025357v1 harbors:
- the LOC131318833 gene encoding lipid phosphate phosphatase delta-like encodes MWQVGFLCGIGLWIVISSILNLTMKLRSLTQPWVSSLVVSGTPTILLIQKYHHGSLDVFFSGLSCVVSVPFYTAFLPLLFWSGHSKLARQMTLLMAFCDYLGNSVKEVVSAPRPSCPPVRRVTATKDEKENAMEYGMPSSHTLNTVCLSGYLLHYVIMYTQSTDSSMLFSGFAMVCLFVGLIGLGRICLGMHCLADIIGGLAFGLAILAFWLTVHEHIDNFVVSGQNVMTFWAALSFLLLFAYPTPENPTPSFEYHTSFTGVAFGIVSGVQQTYHLFHHENVARIFTPQLTLRAFAGRMLVGISTILLVKFCTKALAKWNLPIVANTLGIPIKSTSYIPALIMEIPITASNSSETLDEVKQSGYLQKLFVFSPQASFDVDTGIRFLQYAAIAWSVVDLVPYLFSLLRL; translated from the exons ATGTGGCAAGTGGGTTTCTTGTGTGGAATCGGTTTATGGATTGTTATTTCTTCAATTCTCAATTTGACTATGAAGCTTAGATCCTTAACCCAACCCTGGGTTTCTAGTCTTGTAGTCTCTGGCACTCCTACTATCCTGCTGATCCAG AAATATCATCATGGATCATTGGACGTTTTTTTCTCCGGACTGTCTTGTGTTGTGTCAGTGCCTTTCTACACTGCCTTTCTTCCCTTGCTCTTCTGG AGTGGACATAGTAAATTGGCCAGACAGATGACCCTGCTGATGGCATTTTGTGATTATTTAGGGAACTCTGTAAAG GAGGTAGTATCAGCTCCTAGACCCAGTTGTCCACCTGTTAGGAGAGTGACTGCTACCAAAGATGAGAAAGAGAATGCAATGGAATATGGAATGCCTTCTTCTCACACTCTCAACACAGTTTGCTTATCTGG CTACCTTTTGCACTATGTCATAATGTACACACAGAGTACAGATAGCTCCATGCTGTTTTCGGGATTCGCCATGGTTTGCCTGTTTGTTGGCCTCATTGGCTTGG GAAGAATTTGCCTTGGGATGCACTGTTTGGCTGACATCATCGGAGGTCTTGCTTTTGGATTGGCAATTCTGGCATTTTGGTTAACTGTTCATGAACATATTGACAATTTTGTTGTTTCAGGGCAAAATG TGATGACGTTTTGGGCAGCTCTTAGCTTCTTGCTGCTGTTTGCCTACCCAACACCTGAGAATCCAACTCCGAGCTTTGAGTATCACACATCCTTTACTGGTGTTGCATTTGGAATT GTAAGTGGCGTCCAGCAAACTTATCATCTGTTTCACCATGAAAATGTTGCGCGCATCTTTACCCCTCAACTCACACTCCGCGCCTTTGCGGGAAGAATGCTAGTGGGAATCTCGACGATTCTACTTGTGAAGTTCTGTACCAAGGCTCTTGCGAAATGGAATCTGCCAATCGTCGCAAACACCTTGGGAATCCCTATAAAATCAACCAGCTACATTCCGGCACTAATTATGGAGATCCCTATAACTGCTTCGAATTCTAGTGAAACATTGGATGAAGTTAAACAATCTGGTTATCTCCAAAAGCTGTTTGTCTTCTCCCCACAGGCCTCATTTGACGTTGATACTGGTATTAGGTTTCTTCAGTATGCTGCTATTGCTTGGTCTGTGGTAGATCTTGTACCATATCTTTTCTCCctcttgaggttgtga
- the LOC131318832 gene encoding protein WHAT'S THIS FACTOR 9, mitochondrial → MKLRAKSLLSILRNSNHQPHSPPNHHQQQQHRTLVKVRLKWVKNRTLDHTIDTHTDLKAASLLKSAITRSSTGFITSKSISDWQKLLGLTVPTLRFIRRYPTLFEEFPHPRYPSLPCFRLTKFGTTLHNQEQSLHQTHEADTVQRLSRVLMMTKNKMLPLQSIHPLKWDLGLPDDFDRTLVQKYPDHFRVVKGLNGLLSLKLEQWPEEFAVSELQKSSENRKLGSFNSEYRQFKRGQTALAFPMNFPRGYGEQKKVKAWMEEFQKLPYISPYDDSSIIDPNSELMEKRVVGVLHELLSLTMYKKTKRNYLRSLREELNLPHKFTRIFTRYPGIFYLSLKCKTTTVALKEGYRRGRLVDPHPLVQLREKFYYVMRTGLVYRNKGLDMIPQLDSLANDEVDVAEQEGSEEEEYEIGDDCSDEEASEVEEDSNED, encoded by the exons ATGAAGTTGAGAGCCAAGAGCTTGCTCTCGATTCTAAGAAACAGCAACCACCAACCTCACTCCCCACCCAATCATCATCAACAACAGCAGCATCGAACCCTAGTGAAAGTCCGTCTGAAATGGGTCAAGAATCGAACCCTAGACCACACCATCGACACCCACACCGACCTCAAGGCCGCCTCCCTCCTCAAATCCGCCATCACCCGCTCCTCAACCGGCTTCATCACCTCCAAATCCATCTCCGATTGGCAAAAGCTTCTGGGTTTAACTGTGCCCACTCTCCGTTTCATCCGCCGTTACCCTACTCTCTTCGAGGAGTTCCCCCACCCCAG GTATCCCAGCTTACCCTGTTTTCGCCTCACAAAATTTGGTACTACTTTGCACAATCAAGAGCAGAGTCTTCACCAGACCCACGAAGCCGATACAGTCCAACGGCTTTCTAGGGTTCTTATGATGACTAAGAACAAAATGCTTCCTCTTCAATCAATTCATCCTTTGAAATGGGACCTGGGTTTGCCTGATGACTTCGATAGAACCCTAGTTCAGAAGTACCCTGATCATTTTCGGGTTGTTAAGGGATTGAATGGGTTGCTGTCTTTGAAATTAGAGCAATGGCCCGAAGAGTTTGCAGTTTCTGAGTTGCAGAAGAGTAGTGAGAATCGCAAATTGGGTAGTTTTAATAGTGAGTATAGGCAATTTAAAAGGGGGCAAACTGCATTGGCGTTCCCAATGAACTTTCCGAGGGGTTATGGAGAGCAAAAGAAAGTGAAGGCATGGATGGAGGAGTTTCAGAAGTTGCCATACATTTCACCATATGATGACTCTAGTATTATTGATCCGAATAGCGAGCTTATGGAGAAGAGGGTCGTTGGGGTCTTACATGAACTTTTGAGCTTGACTATGTATAAGAAGACTAAGAGGAACTACTTGAGAAGCTTGAGAGAGGAGTTAAATCTTCCTCACAAGTTTACACGGATCTTTACGAGATACCCGGGGATCTTCTACCTCTCTTTGAAGTGTAAGACAACGACGGTGGCACTAAAAGAAGGCTACCGGCGAGGGAGATTAGTGGATCCGCATCCACTTGTTCAATTAAGGGAGAAGTTTTATTATGTAATGAGGACTGGGTTGGTTTATAGGAATAAAGGTTTGGATATGATACCTCAACTAGACAGTTTGGCTAATGATGAGGTGGATGTTGCGGAACAAGAAGGGTCTGAGGAAGAAGAGTATGAAATTGGGGATGATTGCTCTGACGAGGAAGCTTCAGAGGTTGAGGAGGATTCCAATGAAGATTAG